The following coding sequences lie in one Myxococcales bacterium genomic window:
- a CDS encoding DUF2304 domain-containing protein has protein sequence MTLFQVISLSLLGGGMLWVIYRAAVRRHRLGVWLLWLVIFGSAFFAVLRPLWIASIARSLGVGRGADLVLYTVAIATLFGFFMFYSKIKRTDREITKLVRYIALQHPVSAKHLVQTIPPSHATPDKQA, from the coding sequence ATGACACTTTTTCAAGTCATCAGCCTGAGTTTATTGGGTGGCGGAATGCTGTGGGTCATCTACCGTGCCGCGGTACGCCGACATCGCCTCGGAGTGTGGCTCCTCTGGCTCGTCATTTTTGGTTCTGCGTTTTTTGCCGTATTGCGGCCCCTTTGGATCGCTAGCATCGCAAGATCTTTGGGCGTGGGCCGTGGCGCAGACCTTGTTTTGTATACGGTTGCCATCGCTACATTGTTTGGATTCTTCATGTTCTACAGCAAGATCAAGCGCACGGATCGCGAGATCACAAAGCTGGTGCGATACATTGCCCTACAGCATCCGGTGTCGGCTAAACATCTGGTTCAAACGATTCCGCCCAGCCACGCTACACCCGATAAACAAGCTTAA
- a CDS encoding glycosyltransferase — protein sequence MPDHDVTLVIPARNAADTLPDCLRAAKAVLGEEGLRAITVVDDGSTDDTGAIAVALGAHVIRGHGQGPAAARNLGWRAARTPLIWFVDADCVIEAGALRILKHQLREGDVGAVGGSYGNMREDSMIASLIHEEIVERHLRMPNEVNFLATFNVVFRKDVLEQVGGFDEHFLKAQDVELAYRVKEAGWRLGFDARSRVKHFHLSSFWKYLEVQRKQGYWRMWLYLKHPRRMTGDSYSGWMDYVQPPLAMASLGALFCAPWSWLPLGMCVGILSLLQLPMAMRIVRRTKRLRYVSYIPFGMIRAYWRGVGMSHGLVAAGLKSKATPRSQAHPR from the coding sequence ATGCCGGATCACGATGTCACTCTGGTGATTCCCGCGAGGAACGCAGCTGACACACTTCCGGATTGTTTAAGAGCGGCAAAAGCTGTGCTTGGCGAGGAAGGGTTGCGCGCTATTACAGTCGTTGATGACGGCTCAACCGATGACACCGGCGCGATTGCTGTGGCACTTGGCGCTCACGTGATACGCGGGCACGGGCAGGGCCCGGCTGCCGCTCGCAACTTAGGCTGGCGCGCCGCCCGAACGCCACTAATATGGTTTGTCGATGCGGACTGCGTGATCGAAGCAGGCGCATTGAGAATCCTCAAACATCAGCTCCGCGAAGGAGACGTAGGCGCTGTGGGTGGCAGCTACGGCAACATGCGTGAAGACTCGATGATTGCAAGCTTAATTCACGAGGAAATCGTTGAACGCCATCTGCGTATGCCTAACGAGGTCAATTTCCTGGCCACGTTCAATGTGGTGTTTAGAAAAGATGTTCTTGAACAGGTTGGTGGCTTCGATGAGCACTTTTTGAAAGCTCAGGATGTCGAGCTTGCCTACCGAGTTAAGGAAGCAGGGTGGCGATTGGGATTTGACGCGCGCTCGCGTGTCAAACATTTTCACTTGTCGTCTTTTTGGAAATACCTGGAGGTACAGCGTAAGCAAGGCTATTGGCGCATGTGGTTGTATCTAAAGCACCCACGTCGCATGACCGGAGATTCTTACAGCGGCTGGATGGATTATGTGCAGCCGCCTTTGGCGATGGCCTCGCTTGGAGCCTTGTTTTGCGCGCCATGGAGTTGGCTCCCGTTGGGCATGTGCGTGGGAATACTGTCGCTCTTGCAGCTTCCCATGGCCATGCGGATTGTGCGCCGCACCAAACGCTTACGCTATGTGAGTTACATTCCTTTTGGCATGATCCGGGCGTATTGGAGGGGAGTCGGCATGAGCCATGGCCTCGTGGCGGCAGGGCTCAAATCAAAGGCCACGCCTCGGTCGCAAGCACACCCACGGTAG
- a CDS encoding prepilin peptidase: MMWWMQLAAIGITGTAAVFDWRRGEIPNWLTLPIVPVACAIYVWSSGWLGAVWALIAAIVCGLVPILLFYQRAMGGGDVKLLAGLGAILGLNLGLETQFLAFLLGSIGALVRLAWQGRLFQTLKTSALLLTNIFRRKSDRTSPSRELLTEVRLGPAIFLATVGVLATEAWPLI; encoded by the coding sequence ATGATGTGGTGGATGCAGCTGGCCGCAATCGGGATTACGGGCACAGCGGCCGTATTCGATTGGCGACGGGGCGAGATTCCGAACTGGCTTACGCTTCCGATTGTCCCGGTCGCATGTGCCATATACGTGTGGTCCAGCGGTTGGCTTGGCGCAGTATGGGCGCTGATTGCTGCCATCGTCTGCGGGCTCGTGCCCATATTGCTGTTTTATCAACGCGCGATGGGGGGGGGCGATGTGAAGCTATTGGCGGGATTGGGTGCGATATTGGGCCTTAATCTGGGATTGGAAACACAGTTTTTGGCCTTTCTGCTCGGGTCCATTGGCGCGCTTGTACGACTGGCCTGGCAAGGCAGACTGTTTCAGACGCTGAAAACTTCTGCGCTCTTGTTGACCAATATCTTCCGGCGAAAAAGCGATCGCACATCGCCATCAAGGGAGCTATTGACCGAAGTTCGGCTGGGGCCAGCTATTTTTTTGGCTACCGTGGGTGTGCTTGCGACCGAGGCGTGGCCTTTGATTTGA
- a CDS encoding pilus assembly protein: MKHSRTEGVAYVEFLLVFIPIFLLFMGVAQLGLLFGARLLVHHAANRAVRSAVVVLDDTPRYYGNEPRGYVSGPALATSQLAALLSRMGFQVSTAQQPMLSRRATIEAAAALPLVPLAPRGLTTLGGSLESKGLSQSVAYTLNALSLDIPVVPKTTPLGSVASTLVTVLVSYRYACGVPIAGKLVCPSGSKVLQARASLPVAGANYTYR, translated from the coding sequence ATGAAACACTCACGCACCGAAGGCGTCGCCTACGTAGAGTTCCTGTTGGTTTTCATCCCCATCTTTCTGCTGTTTATGGGAGTGGCACAGCTGGGTTTGCTTTTTGGGGCTCGCCTGTTGGTGCATCACGCGGCAAACCGCGCAGTGCGCAGTGCCGTTGTCGTTCTCGATGATACGCCTCGCTATTATGGTAATGAGCCACGTGGGTATGTATCTGGACCTGCGCTCGCCACATCGCAATTAGCAGCACTCTTGTCGCGCATGGGTTTTCAAGTTTCTACCGCACAGCAGCCTATGCTTTCGCGGCGCGCCACCATAGAGGCTGCAGCGGCGTTGCCCCTAGTTCCTCTAGCGCCTCGCGGACTAACGACCCTGGGCGGCAGCTTAGAGTCGAAGGGCCTGTCGCAAAGTGTAGCCTACACGTTAAATGCCCTTAGTCTGGATATTCCTGTTGTGCCAAAGACAACTCCCTTAGGCAGCGTTGCAAGTACTCTGGTCACCGTTCTGGTGAGCTACCGCTACGCTTGTGGGGTGCCGATAGCGGGAAAACTAGTCTGCCCGAGTGGTAGCAAAGTGCTGCAAGCCCGGGCGTCGCTGCCTGTCGCTGGCGCTAACTACACGTATCGATAG
- a CDS encoding SDR family NAD(P)-dependent oxidoreductase has protein sequence MNVAILGASKGMGRALARELIERDNDVFLWGRDLADLERSKQDLEARAKSHRGVGMGFCDLEKPETFAPALLEASASLGAIDAVVVTAGTFATQEQLESSPELCRRLLSTNFTHTILFCEAARKHLLVQGGGTLCVFTSVAGDRGRKPVILYGASKAGLSHYLEGLDHKFHSQGLTVINIKPGFVKTGMTQGLKAPPFAGEPHEVAKHVARVLAKPKPVVYTPPIWRWIMRVIRHLPRFVMRRLGF, from the coding sequence ATGAATGTCGCGATTTTAGGTGCGAGTAAAGGCATGGGACGTGCGCTCGCACGCGAGCTGATCGAGCGCGATAACGATGTGTTCCTCTGGGGCCGCGATCTGGCAGATTTGGAGCGGAGCAAGCAGGACCTAGAAGCGCGGGCCAAGAGCCACCGTGGTGTCGGCATGGGCTTCTGCGATCTTGAAAAGCCCGAGACATTTGCCCCTGCGCTTCTCGAAGCAAGCGCGTCGCTGGGGGCCATCGATGCCGTCGTGGTGACGGCTGGGACTTTTGCCACCCAAGAGCAACTAGAAAGCAGCCCAGAGCTCTGCCGCCGCCTGCTCAGCACCAACTTCACCCACACGATTTTGTTCTGCGAAGCGGCGCGCAAACATCTTCTCGTACAGGGCGGGGGTACCCTATGTGTCTTCACCTCGGTAGCCGGGGATCGCGGACGAAAGCCCGTGATCTTGTATGGCGCAAGCAAGGCGGGCCTTTCCCACTACTTAGAAGGATTGGACCACAAGTTCCATTCCCAAGGGCTCACAGTAATCAACATCAAACCCGGCTTTGTCAAAACGGGAATGACACAAGGTCTCAAGGCGCCTCCATTTGCCGGCGAGCCCCATGAAGTCGCCAAGCATGTGGCCCGTGTCCTCGCGAAACCCAAACCCGTGGTGTACACTCCACCCATATGGCGCTGGATCATGCGCGTGATTCGCCATCTGCCGCGCTTCGTGATGCGCCGCCTCGGCTTCTAA
- a CDS encoding FAD-binding oxidoreductase → MPHEKNTGPTLSGWGRVMVPGYEVRSSDLAESSKHAVLSRGLGRSYGDASLPPRGVLEVLGTTLADRILAFDEATGWLRAEAGLSLAEVLRVFMPRGWFPAVTPGTKFVTLGGMVASDVHGKNHHKDGCIGNHIRWLKLRAGKGRIVECSRAEEAELFFATLGGMGLTGHVLEVEMRLVRIPSPWILSESIRVPDIDAFMEGLSRAASDWPFTMGWIDCLSRGASLGRGILYCGRWAEPNEAPRKSPAPKPKLAVPWVCPSWVMGPFVVKSFNQLYYAKHWQRRWTGIVHPESFFYPLDAIHHWNRLYGKRGFTQYQCVLPKKSGPLAARRVLELLVKHGGASFLCVIKDCGEQGEGLLSFPMRGISIALDIPIRDNTQGLIDALNEQVIEEGGRVYLTKDSFTRPLHYRKMEPRLAKWQEIRSKWDPDERLQSALSERLLKEPNQ, encoded by the coding sequence GTGCCTCACGAGAAAAATACAGGACCCACCCTCTCTGGGTGGGGACGGGTGATGGTGCCTGGGTACGAAGTTCGCTCAAGCGATCTCGCGGAGTCGAGCAAGCACGCCGTGCTATCGCGCGGGCTAGGGCGCTCCTACGGGGACGCATCATTGCCACCTAGAGGCGTTCTAGAGGTACTTGGCACGACATTGGCGGACCGCATATTGGCATTCGATGAGGCCACCGGTTGGCTTCGCGCCGAGGCCGGGCTGTCCCTCGCCGAGGTCTTACGGGTGTTCATGCCCCGTGGATGGTTCCCTGCCGTAACGCCCGGCACCAAGTTTGTCACCCTGGGGGGGATGGTCGCTTCCGACGTTCACGGCAAAAACCACCACAAGGACGGCTGTATCGGTAACCACATCCGATGGCTCAAGCTGAGGGCGGGTAAGGGGCGCATCGTGGAATGCTCGCGGGCCGAGGAGGCGGAGCTTTTTTTTGCCACGCTCGGGGGCATGGGCCTTACGGGACATGTGCTTGAGGTGGAGATGCGCCTTGTGCGCATTCCATCCCCATGGATTTTGAGCGAAAGCATACGCGTTCCCGACATCGACGCCTTTATGGAGGGGCTTTCGCGCGCAGCTTCAGACTGGCCATTCACCATGGGCTGGATTGATTGTCTATCTCGAGGCGCATCGCTGGGTCGCGGTATTTTGTATTGTGGGCGATGGGCGGAGCCGAATGAAGCCCCTCGAAAGTCTCCCGCTCCCAAGCCCAAGCTGGCTGTGCCCTGGGTATGTCCGAGCTGGGTGATGGGTCCGTTCGTGGTCAAATCATTCAATCAGCTTTACTACGCCAAGCATTGGCAAAGACGCTGGACAGGCATTGTGCATCCCGAGAGCTTTTTCTATCCGCTCGATGCCATCCATCATTGGAACCGGCTCTATGGCAAAAGAGGCTTTACCCAATATCAATGCGTACTGCCGAAGAAGTCGGGTCCCTTGGCTGCACGAAGGGTACTGGAGCTATTGGTCAAACATGGTGGGGCGTCGTTTCTCTGCGTGATCAAGGACTGTGGTGAGCAAGGCGAAGGGCTGCTTTCATTTCCAATGCGAGGGATTTCCATTGCTTTAGACATTCCCATCCGCGATAACACCCAGGGTCTTATCGACGCGCTCAATGAGCAAGTGATCGAAGAGGGGGGCCGCGTGTATTTGACCAAAGACAGCTTCACGCGCCCTCTACACTATCGGAAAATGGAACCACGGCTAGCGAAATGGCAGGAGATTCGCAGCAAGTGGGACCCAGATGAACGACTCCAAAGCGCGCTTTCTGAGCGCTTATTGAAAGAACCGAACCAATGA
- a CDS encoding threonine ammonia-lyase, giving the protein MSKHAITPKEIQAAADALAEDIVRTSCSFSRTLSTITGVSIFIKSEIEQFTASFKERGALNKLRGLSAAAAKRGVVAMSAGNHALALAYHARRLHIPATLVMPLATPTVKAEDTRRFGATVVLKGQSLSDAAAHARELENELGLTFVHPYDDLDVIRGQGTIAIEMLDQQKDLEILVVPIGGGGLIAGMAIAAKSINPSIRIIGVEAERYASMKQALAGEPIVCGSSTLAEGIAVKEPGAFTLPIVRDLVDEIQLVTEEHLERAMLMLLEIEKTVVEGAGAAGLAAVLAHPATYANKRTGIVLTGGNVDLMPLAFIMHRGLVRAGRLVRLRVSVPDRPGALHQVTRCLDRTNVNIVEVYHQRAFSGLPLQTTQIEFVLLTHGRAHLDELLAVLRHEGYEPEIL; this is encoded by the coding sequence ATGTCCAAGCACGCCATCACGCCCAAGGAGATTCAAGCCGCAGCGGACGCTTTAGCGGAGGATATCGTCCGTACTTCCTGCAGCTTCTCAAGAACGCTCTCCACCATTACTGGCGTAAGCATTTTTATTAAAAGCGAGATAGAACAATTCACCGCCTCTTTCAAAGAGCGGGGCGCGCTCAATAAACTACGCGGCTTGAGTGCCGCGGCGGCTAAGCGCGGCGTAGTGGCCATGTCGGCGGGCAACCATGCTCTGGCACTTGCGTATCATGCGCGACGTTTGCATATCCCCGCAACTCTGGTCATGCCACTTGCGACACCCACCGTCAAAGCCGAAGATACCCGCCGCTTTGGCGCCACGGTCGTGCTCAAGGGACAAAGCCTAAGTGATGCCGCAGCCCATGCGCGTGAATTGGAAAACGAACTCGGGCTTACATTTGTTCATCCGTACGATGATCTCGACGTCATCCGCGGACAGGGAACCATTGCCATTGAAATGCTGGATCAACAAAAAGACCTAGAAATATTGGTTGTTCCGATTGGAGGTGGCGGGCTCATCGCCGGTATGGCCATAGCCGCAAAGTCCATCAACCCCTCTATTCGGATTATCGGAGTCGAAGCTGAACGGTATGCATCGATGAAACAGGCTCTCGCAGGTGAGCCGATCGTGTGTGGCTCATCGACGTTGGCAGAAGGCATCGCAGTCAAAGAGCCCGGCGCCTTCACGCTGCCTATCGTGCGCGATTTGGTTGACGAGATTCAACTGGTGACGGAGGAGCATTTAGAGCGCGCCATGCTCATGTTGTTGGAAATCGAAAAAACCGTGGTTGAGGGCGCAGGAGCTGCAGGCTTGGCTGCGGTTCTCGCGCATCCCGCTACGTATGCCAACAAACGCACTGGCATCGTGCTCACAGGTGGGAATGTAGATTTGATGCCGCTTGCTTTCATCATGCATCGCGGATTGGTGCGCGCAGGACGCCTGGTGCGCCTTCGCGTTTCGGTGCCCGATAGACCCGGCGCGCTTCACCAAGTGACGCGCTGCTTAGATCGTACCAACGTGAATATCGTCGAAGTCTACCATCAGCGGGCGTTCTCGGGGTTGCCGCTCCAGACCACACAAATCGAGTTTGTACTGCTCACCCACGGCCGCGCGCACCTTGACGAACTGTTGGCCGTTTTGCGCCATGAGGGCTACGAGCCCGAAATCCTCTAA
- a CDS encoding host attachment protein has protein sequence MSTTWILVAHRAGARVLESHGPAHALTVVRELDHPEGRLKAQEIDADRPGQSHYSSLHGPHPQATEQDATDKVADDFAKELATILDEARIHHRYGRLVLVAAPRFLGKLRDALPHPTASLVVASVDKNIPDAEPATVRTLLENVVLV, from the coding sequence ATGAGCACTACATGGATATTGGTGGCACATCGGGCGGGCGCGCGGGTTTTGGAGAGCCATGGGCCCGCACATGCGCTGACAGTCGTTCGGGAGCTGGACCACCCTGAAGGAAGGCTCAAGGCGCAAGAGATCGATGCCGACCGCCCCGGTCAATCGCATTATAGCTCCCTTCACGGGCCACATCCCCAAGCGACGGAACAAGATGCCACCGACAAAGTCGCGGATGACTTTGCAAAGGAGCTCGCAACGATACTTGATGAGGCACGCATCCACCACCGCTATGGCCGCTTGGTGCTTGTGGCTGCGCCTCGATTTTTGGGCAAGCTCAGAGACGCCCTGCCCCACCCGACCGCCAGTCTCGTCGTGGCCTCGGTCGATAAGAATATCCCCGATGCGGAGCCCGCTACAGTCCGCACGCTACTGGAAAACGTAGTGCTTGTGTAG
- a CDS encoding deoxyhypusine synthase: protein MTTQHAEKSEYLRTPISHIDIKAHDVRGYVKAMEHMAFQARNLHRASDIYDRMLKDQDCSVILCLAGSLFSAGLKQVVVDMVRHQMVDAIVSTGANIVDQDFFEALGFKHYIGNAYADDSQLRELRIDRIYDTYIDEEELKVCDMTVTKIANELEPRAYSSREFISEMGRYLSGQPKKTDSVILAAYETGTPIFCPAFSDSSAGLGLVHHQWHRPDEHIAIDSAKDFLELTQIKIAAKETGLVMIGGGVPKNFAQDLVIAAEVLDQDVPMHKYAIQLTVADERDGALSSSTLREATSWGKVDTVYEQMVYGEATLTMPLLVGYAFHQRHWEARKARRFADLFAK from the coding sequence ATGACTACGCAACACGCAGAAAAATCCGAGTATTTACGTACACCGATCTCGCATATTGATATCAAGGCCCACGATGTGCGCGGGTATGTAAAGGCTATGGAACACATGGCATTTCAGGCGCGTAACCTGCACCGCGCTTCGGACATCTATGACCGTATGCTCAAAGATCAAGACTGCAGCGTGATTTTGTGTCTTGCAGGTTCTTTGTTCTCGGCGGGCCTGAAGCAGGTCGTCGTAGATATGGTGCGACACCAGATGGTCGATGCCATCGTATCGACCGGCGCTAACATTGTGGATCAGGATTTTTTTGAAGCGCTTGGATTTAAGCATTACATCGGCAACGCCTATGCCGATGATAGCCAACTACGCGAGCTTCGCATCGACCGTATCTACGATACCTATATCGATGAGGAAGAGCTCAAGGTCTGTGACATGACGGTCACCAAAATCGCCAATGAACTGGAACCACGGGCCTATTCCTCACGCGAATTCATCAGTGAGATGGGACGCTACCTCTCGGGGCAGCCGAAGAAGACGGACAGCGTTATTTTGGCCGCCTACGAGACAGGCACTCCCATTTTTTGCCCGGCGTTTTCCGATTCTTCCGCGGGACTCGGCCTTGTGCATCATCAGTGGCACAGGCCGGATGAGCACATTGCCATCGACTCAGCCAAAGACTTTTTGGAGCTCACCCAGATCAAAATCGCCGCGAAGGAAACGGGGTTGGTCATGATTGGCGGCGGCGTTCCGAAAAACTTTGCCCAAGATCTCGTCATTGCTGCGGAGGTACTCGATCAAGATGTACCCATGCACAAGTATGCGATTCAACTGACTGTGGCGGATGAACGCGATGGCGCGCTCAGTAGTTCCACCCTTCGTGAGGCCACGTCGTGGGGCAAAGTTGATACCGTATATGAGCAAATGGTTTATGGTGAAGCCACCCTGACCATGCCATTGTTGGTGGGGTATGCATTTCACCAGCGACATTGGGAGGCACGGAAGGCCCGACGCTTCGCAGATTTGTTTGCGAAGTGA
- a CDS encoding SIMPL domain-containing protein (The SIMPL domain is named for its presence in mouse protein SIMPL (signalling molecule that associates with mouse pelle-like kinase). Bacterial member BP26, from Brucella, was shown to assemble into a channel-like structure, while YggE from E. coli has been associated with resistance to oxidative stress.) translates to MRRYTHSLVMAVAGLACGCGTPTTVIHTGGPERNLGLSVTGTAEIKVKPDIAKTSLGVEVRHTSVEAAERDATKRMQSVIEALKAMGVSQKDLQTSNYSINYEKDAPEQPRPLPAKEQLNAAGDSLKGHYRVNNQLNVTVRDLTKLGAILSAATRAGANNIWGISFELDDSSALEAKARKIAMDNAKRRARSLAELSGATLGPIASIRESIGDRIYPRMAMESHMLKAGAQDSVPVEQGEIIISHQVELTYLLK, encoded by the coding sequence ATGCGTCGATATACACATAGCTTAGTGATGGCCGTGGCTGGTCTAGCGTGCGGATGTGGGACACCCACGACTGTCATACACACAGGGGGCCCTGAAAGAAATCTCGGCCTTAGCGTAACGGGCACCGCTGAAATCAAAGTGAAGCCCGACATTGCAAAAACCAGCCTGGGAGTCGAAGTACGGCACACGAGCGTTGAAGCTGCTGAGCGAGATGCGACCAAGCGCATGCAAAGTGTGATCGAGGCCCTAAAAGCCATGGGCGTTTCCCAAAAAGATCTTCAGACCAGTAACTATTCTATTAACTACGAAAAGGATGCCCCAGAACAGCCGCGTCCTCTCCCCGCGAAAGAGCAGCTAAATGCGGCGGGCGACAGTCTGAAGGGGCACTACCGAGTTAACAACCAACTCAACGTCACAGTGCGAGACCTGACCAAGCTAGGTGCTATCCTCAGCGCCGCCACGCGAGCGGGCGCGAACAACATTTGGGGCATCAGCTTCGAGCTCGACGATTCAAGTGCGCTCGAGGCCAAGGCGCGTAAGATCGCAATGGACAACGCCAAGCGCCGAGCGCGCTCGCTTGCGGAACTCAGTGGCGCAACGCTGGGGCCCATCGCGTCCATCCGCGAGAGCATTGGCGACCGTATCTATCCTCGGATGGCCATGGAATCCCACATGCTCAAAGCTGGGGCGCAGGACAGCGTGCCGGTGGAGCAAGGCGAGATCATCATCAGCCACCAGGTAGAGCTCACCTACCTGTTAAAGTAG
- a CDS encoding P1 family peptidase yields the protein MASHERRRARQLGIPLGKYRPGKYNAITDVKGVAVGHSTIIEGEPGPLVQGQGPMRTGVTAILPWGTSVFHERVVGGGFILNGAGEVTGLTQVMEWGLIETPIFLTNTLSVGTVSTAAVKYMLEQYPGIGEEHDVVIPLVGECDDSWLNDIAGQHVSEGHVYDALNTAKGGLVPEGNVGGGTGMVTCDLKGGIGTSSRKLPQALGGFTVGVLVMSNFGNIEDLRISGFPLGQKIAPQFTHLAKRRTNYGSIIAVVATDAPLLSHQISRLCKRVALGIGRMGSYAAHSSGEIVLGFSTTNRVPRKAKRMIHRIRVMLDTHLDPLYDATVECTEEAILNALCMAEDMRGAHGNFCPALPLDEVAQLAKWLSGTIPPA from the coding sequence CTGGCCTCGCATGAAAGAAGGCGCGCCAGGCAACTCGGCATTCCGCTCGGTAAGTATCGTCCTGGGAAATACAACGCCATCACCGATGTGAAAGGCGTGGCCGTTGGTCACTCCACCATTATCGAAGGTGAGCCAGGCCCGCTGGTGCAAGGGCAAGGTCCGATGCGCACAGGAGTAACAGCCATTCTCCCTTGGGGCACGAGCGTGTTTCATGAGCGTGTGGTCGGTGGCGGCTTTATTCTCAACGGCGCGGGTGAGGTCACTGGGCTTACGCAAGTGATGGAGTGGGGACTCATTGAAACACCTATTTTTCTCACCAACACTCTGAGCGTCGGCACGGTATCCACCGCCGCTGTCAAGTACATGCTGGAGCAATATCCGGGAATTGGCGAGGAGCACGATGTGGTAATTCCACTGGTGGGCGAATGCGACGATTCCTGGCTCAACGACATTGCCGGGCAACACGTCAGCGAAGGCCATGTTTATGATGCGCTCAATACCGCCAAAGGCGGCCTAGTGCCGGAGGGAAACGTCGGCGGCGGTACGGGCATGGTCACCTGCGATCTCAAAGGCGGCATTGGCACCTCAAGCCGTAAGCTACCCCAAGCCTTGGGAGGATTCACCGTGGGAGTGCTCGTTATGAGCAATTTCGGCAATATTGAAGATCTGCGCATCAGTGGATTTCCATTGGGACAGAAGATTGCGCCCCAGTTTACGCATCTTGCCAAGCGACGGACCAACTATGGGTCCATCATCGCTGTCGTCGCCACCGATGCGCCATTGCTCAGCCATCAGATCAGCCGTTTATGCAAGCGCGTCGCACTCGGCATCGGCCGTATGGGATCTTATGCGGCTCACAGCTCTGGCGAAATCGTCTTGGGATTTTCAACAACCAACCGTGTGCCGCGTAAGGCCAAGCGAATGATTCACCGCATCCGCGTCATGCTCGATACGCACTTAGATCCCTTGTATGATGCCACCGTGGAATGCACCGAAGAAGCGATTCTCAACGCACTATGCATGGCCGAGGATATGCGAGGGGCGCATGGCAACTTTTGCCCGGCGCTGCCGTTGGATGAAGTAGCACAACTTGCGAAGTGGCTGAGCGGGACTATACCGCCTGCTTAG